The following are encoded together in the Equus quagga isolate Etosha38 chromosome 1, UCLA_HA_Equagga_1.0, whole genome shotgun sequence genome:
- the CTDSP2 gene encoding carboxy-terminal domain RNA polymerase II polypeptide A small phosphatase 2 isoform X2: MEHGSIITQARREDALVLTKQGLVSKSSPKKPRGRNIFKALFCCFRAQHVGQSSPSTELSTYKEEANTIAKIPGTCLLPEVTEEDQGRICVVIDLDETLVHSSFKPINNADFIVPVEIEGTTHQVYVLKRPYVDEFLRRMGELFECVLFTASLAKYADPVTDLLDRCGVFRARLFRESCVFHQGCYVKDLSRLGRDLRKTLILDNSPASYIFHPENAVPVQSWFDDMADTELLNLIPIFEELSGAEDVYTSLGQLRAP, translated from the exons GCCTGGTCTCCAAGTCCTCTCCTAAGAAGCCTCGTGGACGTAACATCTTCAAGGCCCTTTTCTGCTGTTTTCGCGCCCAGCATGTTGGCCAGTCAAGCCCCTCCACTGAGCTCTCCACGTACAAGGAGGAAGCCAACACCATTGCCAAG ATCCCGGGGACCTGCCTGCTCCCAGAGGTGACAGAGGAAGATCAAGGAAGGATCTGCGTGGTCATTGACCTGGATGAGACCCTTGTGCATAGCTCCTTTAAG CCAATCAACAATGCAGACTTCATAGTGCCTGTCGAGATTGAGGGGACCACCCACCAG GTGTACGTGCTCAAGAGGCCTTACGTGGATGAGTTCCTGAGACGAATGGGGGAACTCTTTGAATGTGTTCTCTTCACTGCCAGCCTGGCCAAG taTGCCGACCCTGTGACCGATCTGCTGGACAGGTGTGGGGTGTTCCGGGCCCGCCTGTTCCGTGAGTCCTGTGTGTTCCACCAGGGCTGCTACGTCAAGGACCTCAGCCGCCTGGGAAGGGACCTGAGGAAAACCCTCATTCTGGACAACTCGCCAGCTTCTTACATCTTCCACCCAGAGAATGCA gtGCCCGTGCAGTCTTGGTTTGATGACATGGCAGACACTGAGCTGCTAAACCTGATCCCAATCTTTGAGGAGTTGAGCGGAGCAGAGGATGTCTACACCAGCCTCGGGCAGCTGCGGGCCCCTTAG
- the CTDSP2 gene encoding carboxy-terminal domain RNA polymerase II polypeptide A small phosphatase 2 isoform X1 — MEHGSIITQARREDALVLTKQGLVSKSSPKKPRGRNIFKALFCCFRAQHVGQSSPSTELSTYKEEANTIAKSDLLQCLQYQFYQIPGTCLLPEVTEEDQGRICVVIDLDETLVHSSFKPINNADFIVPVEIEGTTHQVYVLKRPYVDEFLRRMGELFECVLFTASLAKYADPVTDLLDRCGVFRARLFRESCVFHQGCYVKDLSRLGRDLRKTLILDNSPASYIFHPENAVPVQSWFDDMADTELLNLIPIFEELSGAEDVYTSLGQLRAP; from the exons GCCTGGTCTCCAAGTCCTCTCCTAAGAAGCCTCGTGGACGTAACATCTTCAAGGCCCTTTTCTGCTGTTTTCGCGCCCAGCATGTTGGCCAGTCAAGCCCCTCCACTGAGCTCTCCACGTACAAGGAGGAAGCCAACACCATTGCCAAG tCGGATCTGCTCCAGTGTCTCCAATACCAGTTTTATCAG ATCCCGGGGACCTGCCTGCTCCCAGAGGTGACAGAGGAAGATCAAGGAAGGATCTGCGTGGTCATTGACCTGGATGAGACCCTTGTGCATAGCTCCTTTAAG CCAATCAACAATGCAGACTTCATAGTGCCTGTCGAGATTGAGGGGACCACCCACCAG GTGTACGTGCTCAAGAGGCCTTACGTGGATGAGTTCCTGAGACGAATGGGGGAACTCTTTGAATGTGTTCTCTTCACTGCCAGCCTGGCCAAG taTGCCGACCCTGTGACCGATCTGCTGGACAGGTGTGGGGTGTTCCGGGCCCGCCTGTTCCGTGAGTCCTGTGTGTTCCACCAGGGCTGCTACGTCAAGGACCTCAGCCGCCTGGGAAGGGACCTGAGGAAAACCCTCATTCTGGACAACTCGCCAGCTTCTTACATCTTCCACCCAGAGAATGCA gtGCCCGTGCAGTCTTGGTTTGATGACATGGCAGACACTGAGCTGCTAAACCTGATCCCAATCTTTGAGGAGTTGAGCGGAGCAGAGGATGTCTACACCAGCCTCGGGCAGCTGCGGGCCCCTTAG